The following are encoded together in the Malaya genurostris strain Urasoe2022 chromosome 3, Malgen_1.1, whole genome shotgun sequence genome:
- the LOC131438964 gene encoding antigen 5 like allergen Cul n 1-like gives MSSRSDRHHVYAVLGYLGSIYILLCSLSGTVDSGKVFNYCQAGLCTSGTRHVACNGHRFGSNCTRPMLIKMSPKYVNLILNYHNAKRNHLACGSMRRYGSASSMQKLHWNDELALLAEYNAKSCDFAHDECHNTIKYRYTGQSIGMKWFHGLNYTTTRVVRDILRNWYLEHKLAKQRDLDRFMFGPHAFEIGHFTQMVHADTTELGCALVRFLKRTKNISFVHFYLVCNYSEGNLVDRPVYRQGKRCSRCKHGCTGAKFRCLCRG, from the exons ATGTCTTCGCGATCAGATCGTCATCATGTCTACGCAGTGTTGGGGTATCTCGGCAGTATTTATATTCTGTTGTGCTCTCTTTCCGGCACTGTAGATTCTGGTAAAGTGTTCAATTATTGTCAAGCGGGACTGTGTACATCCGGAACACGACATGTTGCATGCAATGGACACAGGTTCGGAAGCAACTGCACAAGGCCGATGCTGATAAAAATGTCGCCCAAATATGTCAATCTCATTCTGAACTATCATAATGCCAAACGGAACCATCTGGCATGCGGATCGATGCGACGATATGGGTCGGCAAGTTCTATGCAGAAGTTG CACTGGAACGATGAATTGGCTCTGTTGGCGGAATATAATGCTAAAAGCTGCGATTTTGCACATGATGAGTGCCACAATACTATCAAATACCGATACACCGGACAAAGCATTGGAATGAAGTGGTTTCACGGATTAAACTATACGACAACCCGAGTTGTTCGGGACATTCTACGAAACTGGTATTTGGAACACAAGTTAGCCAAACAGCGAGACCTGGATCGATTCATGTTTGGTCCTCACGC GTTCGAAATCGGACACTTCACACAGATGGTCCACGCCGATACTACCGAGCTCGGATGTGCACTAGTTCGCTTTTTGAAGCGGACGAAAAACATTTCCTTTGTCCACTTCTATTTGGTGTGCAACTATTCCGAAGGTAACCTCGTCGATCGGCCAGTTTATCGACAAGGGAAGCGGTGCAGTCGATGTAAACATGGATGCACTGGGGCAAAATTTCGCTGTCTATGTCGTGGATAG